TTCGACCGATATGAGGCGGTGCCCAGGCAGATTTCAGAGGCCATCATTGCGAAATATCGTGGTGAGTAGTCGAATCGTTTGAGTGAGGACGAACGGAGGCGGGTATGGCGAAGGCGAAATATGAGCGGCGGAAGCCGCATGTGAATATTGGGACGATCGGGCACGTGGACCATGGCAAGACGACGTTGACGGCGGCGTTGACGAAGGTGAGTGCGGAGAAGGGGATGGCGAA
This portion of the Nitrospirota bacterium genome encodes:
- the tuf gene encoding elongation factor Tu (EF-Tu; promotes GTP-dependent binding of aminoacyl-tRNA to the A-site of ribosomes during protein biosynthesis; when the tRNA anticodon matches the mRNA codon, GTP hydrolysis results; the inactive EF-Tu-GDP leaves the ribosome and release of GDP is promoted by elongation factor Ts; many prokaryotes have two copies of the gene encoding EF-Tu); its protein translation is MAKAKYERRKPHVNIGTIGHVDHGKTTLTAALTKVSAEKGMA